Proteins found in one Tamandua tetradactyla isolate mTamTet1 chromosome 3, mTamTet1.pri, whole genome shotgun sequence genomic segment:
- the LOC143676017 gene encoding uncharacterized protein LOC143676017: MCLGDLETPDKKPGYTEMTVLQRLWKDHICNREILKKPIWSSPSYLNLPSPGAKHLHDPSDDSHLSYHVTANSGASLRTDHPAETKSPQNHHLSPSMCTEEVSSVRCFQLSSESISHHEDTATFLPPPFISFSGGIIKA, from the exons ATGTGTCTTGGGGACCTAGAGACACCAGATAAGAAGCCTGGTTATACTGAAATGACTGTGCTTCAGAGACTGTGGAAAGATCATATTTGCAACAGAGAAATACTCAAAAAGCCCATCTGGTCCAGCCCCAGCTATTTGAATCTTCCCAGCCCAGGTGCCAAGCATTTGCATGATCCTTCAGATGATTCCCATCTCAGCTACCATGTGACTGCGAACTCAGGAGCGTCTCTGAGGACAGACCACCCAGCTGAGACTAAGAGCCCCCAGAACC ATCACCTGTCCCCATCAATGTGCACTGAAGAAGTTTCCTCCGTTAGATGCTTCCAGTTGTCCTCAGAGTCCATTTCCCATCATGAGGATACTGctacttttcttcctcctccttttataTCTTTCTCAGGCGGTATCATCAA GGcatga